Proteins encoded by one window of Glycine soja cultivar W05 chromosome 15, ASM419377v2, whole genome shotgun sequence:
- the LOC114386182 gene encoding probable WRKY transcription factor 4 produces the protein MLHQAINYYIKEEAENIQLFHHLGSTLDQDICLNAGGVSKENSCALCGECEERSKGFEAQEEEPRCKRKKNGNQSNEASLSEEGLVEPRIVMQSFTDSEINGDGFHWRKYGQKVVKGNPYPRSYYRCTNIRCNVRKHVDIMLAG, from the exons ATGCTGCATCAAGCCATCAACTACTACATAAAGGAAGAAGCTGAAAACATTCAGTTGTTTCATCACTTGGGTTCAACC CTGGACCAAGATATTTGCTTGAATGCTGGTGGAGTAAGCAAGGAAAACTCATGTGCTTTGTGTGGGGAATGTGAGGAAAGAAGCAAGGGATTTGAGGCACAGGAAGAGGAACCCAGAtgtaaaagaaa GAAAAATGGGAATCAATCCAATGAAGCATCATTATCAGAGGAAGGTTTAGTAGAGCCACGGATTGTGATGCAAAGTTTTACAGATTCTGAAATAAATGGAGATGGCTTTCACTGGAGGAAATATGGGCAGAAGGTGGTGAAGGGAAATCCATATCCCAG AAGTTACTATAGATGTACTAATATCAGATGTAATGTTCGCAAACATGTGGACATCATGCTTGCGGGTTAA